Proteins encoded by one window of Verrucomicrobiia bacterium:
- a CDS encoding CHASE2 domain-containing protein, whose amino-acid sequence MIEAVKKIFSDKHRRWELVIGLSVLSVMLLIASRGVLEPVESLLLDARFLMRGERRLPPGVVMIGIDEASLDHPRSGPWPWTRSNHARLLYQLDQDASRPAALGYDLLFESEDPKDETGDSSLTVRAEEWGGRLTLGYFFEKGYRSRYEKDPAKEQRLKEFALPVSGPPPAHLEKFDKVALPFSGLAKSTSLGFSNIPRDRQGVTRRLRLIAGYRGSVYPSLELMLLLKFWNAAPSDVKVMKDKIVVGRKEGKKIIPLTPEGDVLINFYGKTLPPSAYYPFILASESEDLMTPAQAQEMKKAMKDAIVLVGRTALSLQDTHNTPFDHSEPGLMVRAQGLASILEGKTLRRAGPAASAAVLFLMGALVMFVVMFLSLPQAMALTAALGIGYFLAAYVFFLNNIWLDVAEPEAGLLLVFLSMVSFRYFTALEELKKMQQELIHSAKLATVGQISSGMAHEFRNILHAIKLHVEGCTREGVSPERIQKYMGVIFKTMENAEMILNGILTFSRKNQSDKKPGSLKKTVEDTLLLLNKELLYQRMHVETQLDDVAIFDFDAGQMSQVIMNMINNARDALKESENKVVMIRLREDASSAYLDIADNGPGIPPHVLKKLFQPFVTTKAEGQGTGLGLSVSRSIVHNHGGEITVNTVQGQGTAWHIMLPKTGSQA is encoded by the coding sequence ATGATCGAGGCCGTAAAAAAAATATTTTCGGACAAACACCGCCGTTGGGAACTCGTCATTGGCCTGAGCGTGCTTTCGGTGATGCTGCTCATCGCGTCCCGCGGCGTGCTCGAGCCGGTGGAATCGCTGCTGCTGGATGCGCGCTTTCTCATGCGCGGCGAACGCAGGCTGCCGCCGGGGGTGGTCATGATCGGCATCGACGAGGCCAGCCTCGACCATCCGCGGTCCGGGCCCTGGCCGTGGACGCGGTCCAATCACGCGCGCCTGCTTTACCAGCTCGATCAGGACGCGTCCAGGCCTGCGGCGCTGGGCTACGACCTTCTTTTCGAAAGCGAAGACCCGAAAGACGAGACCGGCGATTCCTCGCTCACGGTCCGCGCGGAAGAATGGGGCGGCCGGCTGACGCTCGGTTACTTCTTCGAGAAGGGCTACCGTTCCCGCTACGAAAAAGACCCGGCCAAAGAACAGCGGCTGAAAGAATTCGCGCTGCCGGTTTCCGGGCCGCCTCCCGCGCACCTCGAAAAATTCGACAAAGTGGCGCTGCCTTTTTCCGGGCTGGCCAAAAGCACGAGCCTGGGATTTTCCAACATCCCGCGAGACCGCCAGGGCGTGACGCGGCGCCTCAGGCTCATCGCGGGCTACCGCGGTTCGGTCTATCCTTCGCTGGAGCTCATGCTGCTGCTCAAATTCTGGAACGCGGCGCCGTCCGACGTGAAAGTCATGAAAGACAAAATCGTGGTCGGAAGAAAAGAAGGAAAAAAAATCATCCCGCTAACGCCGGAAGGCGACGTGCTGATCAATTTTTACGGCAAGACCCTGCCGCCTTCGGCGTATTACCCGTTCATTCTGGCTTCGGAAAGCGAAGACCTGATGACGCCCGCGCAGGCGCAGGAAATGAAAAAGGCCATGAAGGACGCGATCGTGCTGGTCGGAAGGACAGCCTTGTCGCTCCAGGACACGCACAACACGCCGTTCGACCACAGCGAGCCCGGACTCATGGTGCGGGCGCAGGGACTTGCCAGCATCCTTGAGGGCAAAACACTCCGCCGCGCCGGACCCGCGGCTTCGGCGGCCGTGCTGTTTTTGATGGGGGCGCTCGTCATGTTCGTCGTCATGTTCCTCTCCCTGCCTCAAGCCATGGCGCTTACGGCCGCGCTGGGCATCGGCTATTTTTTGGCTGCCTACGTTTTTTTTCTGAATAACATCTGGCTCGACGTGGCCGAACCCGAAGCGGGATTGCTGCTGGTTTTCCTGAGCATGGTGTCCTTCCGCTATTTCACGGCGCTGGAAGAGCTGAAAAAAATGCAGCAGGAACTCATCCATTCCGCGAAGCTCGCCACCGTCGGGCAGATCTCGTCAGGCATGGCGCATGAATTCCGCAACATCCTGCACGCCATCAAGCTGCACGTGGAAGGCTGCACGCGCGAAGGCGTTTCGCCCGAGCGCATCCAGAAATACATGGGCGTCATTTTTAAGACCATGGAAAACGCGGAGATGATCCTGAACGGCATCCTGACGTTTTCGCGCAAAAACCAGTCGGACAAAAAACCGGGCAGCCTGAAAAAAACCGTCGAGGACACGCTGCTGCTCCTCAACAAGGAGCTGCTGTACCAGCGCATGCACGTGGAAACCCAGCTCGACGACGTCGCGATTTTTGATTTCGACGCGGGGCAGATGTCGCAGGTGATCATGAACATGATCAATAACGCGCGCGACGCCTTGAAAGAAAGCGAGAACAAGGTCGTGATGATCCGGCTCCGCGAAGACGCAAGCAGCGCGTATCTCGACATCGCGGACAACGGCCCCGGCATTCCGCCGCATGTTCTCAAAAAACTCTTCCAGCCTTTTGTCACCACCAAAGCCGAAGGGCAGGGGACGGGCCTCGGGCTTTCCGTATCGCGCTCGATCGTCCATAACCACGGCGGAGAGATCACGGTCAACACGGTTCAGGGGCAGGGCACGGCCTGGCACATCATGCTGCCGAAGACCGGAAGCCAGGCTTGA